A genomic window from Brassica oleracea var. oleracea cultivar TO1000 chromosome C8, BOL, whole genome shotgun sequence includes:
- the LOC106309030 gene encoding uncharacterized protein LOC106309030, with amino-acid sequence MVWLATRNRLVTMDRVASWSKGVDTSCVLRKNAPETRNHLFFECSVSSQIWKQLTQGILQSSFVNTWDALSSLIIGSSMGKQKRFCLRFAFQTTIYTLWRERNNRRHGEAPAPPEVLLKLIDKAVRNKLSLMQSKRVKSFDGVLPYWFSTRL; translated from the coding sequence ATGGTCTGGTTGGCGACTAGAAACAGACTTGTTACTATGGACAGAGTGGCTAGTTGGAGTAAAGGGGTAGATACTTCATGTGTCTTACGCAAAAACGCTCCGGAAACTAGAAACCATCTCTTCTTTGAGTGCTCAGTTTCATCTCAGATATGGAAGCAACTCACCCAAGGTATATTGCAGAGCTCGTTTGTCAATACTTGGGATGCTCTCTCAAGCTTGATCATTGGCTCATCTATGGGAAAGCAGAAGAGGTTCTGCCTCAGATTCGCGTTTCAAACCACTATTTACACCTTGTGGAGAGAACGAAACAACAGGCGGCATGGAGAAGCACCAGCGCCTCCGGAGGTTCTGCTCAAGCTGATAGATAAGGCCGTTCGGAACAAGCTTAGCCTTATGCAGTCCAAGCGAGTAAAAAGCTTTGATGGAGTGTTACCATACTGGTTCAGTACTAGGTTGTAA
- the LOC106307151 gene encoding uncharacterized protein LOC106307151 has product MSILCGCCPLLECVYCLGCARWAYKRCLYTAGHDSQDWGLATPHEFEPVPRFCRYILSVYEDDIRNPLWEPPEGYGINPDWLLLKKTYEDTQGRAPAYVLYLDHDHKDVVVAIRGLNLAKESDYAVLLDNKLGERKFDGGYVHNGLLKAAGWVLDEECEVLRELVVKYPSYTLTFAGHSLGSGVATMLALLVVRRPDRLGNIDRKRVRCFAIAPARCMSLNLAVRYADVINSVVLQDDFLPRTATPLEDIFKSLFCLPCLLCIRCMKDTCVPEQKMLKDPRRLYAPGRMYHIVERKPCRLGRFPPVVKTAVPVDGRFEHIVLSCNATSDHAIIWIEREAQRALNLMLEKEKRMEIPEKQRMERQESLAREHNLEYRAALRRAVTLDVPHADSIESEYGTFDKTQEDETEEEEEETESITSKVGESSSSSSSVRQSYKRRRNRGVSWDELIESLFERDESGNLTFEKSDLRR; this is encoded by the exons ATGTCGATTCTATGTGGCTGTTGCCCTCTTCTAGAATGTGTCTACTGTCTCGGCTGTGCACGTTGGGCTTACAAACGCTGTCTCTACACTGCCGGCCACGACAGCCAAGACTGGGGACTCGCAACACCCCATGAATTCGAGCCGGTTCCTCGGTTCTGTCGTTACATCTTATCGGTTTACGAGGACGATATCCGAAACCCTCTGTGGGAGCCTCCAGAAGGATACGGTATAAACCCTGATTGGTTGCTTCTAAAGAAGACTTACGAAGACACTCAGGGCCGTGCTCCAGCTTATGTACTGTATCTCGATCATGATCATAAAGATGTAGTTGTTGCGATCAGGGGGCTGAATCTGGCGAAAGAGAGTGATTACGCAGTGCTGTTGGATAACAAGCTTGGGGAAAGGAAGTTTGATGGTGGGTATGTGCACAACGGGCTGTTGAAGGCTGCAGGTTGGGTGTTGGATGAGGAGTGTGAAGTTTTGAGAGAGCTGGTGGTGAAGTATCCGAGTTATACTCTGACTTTTGCTGGGCATTCGCTTGGGTCTGGTGTAGCTACGATGCTGGCTTTGTTGGTGGTTCGACGTCCTGATAGGTTGGGGAATATTGATAGAAAGAGAGTCAGGTGTTTCGCTATTGCGCCTGCGAGGTGTATGTCGTTGAACTTGGCTGTTAGATATGCGGATGTGATCAACTCTGTTGTGCTTCAG GATGACTTCTTGCCCAGGACAGCAACGCCTTTAGAAGACATATTCAAGTCTCTTTTCTG TTTGCCATGTTTGCTATGCATAAGGTGCATGAAGGATACATGTGTTCCAGAGCAAAAGATGCTCAAAGATCCAAGGCGGCTTTATGCTCCTGGTCGCATGTATCACATCGTCGAGAGAAAGCCTTGCAG ATTAGGAAGATTTCCTCCGGTTGTGAAGACAGCAGTACCAGTAGACGGAAGGTTCGAACACATTGTTCTTTCTTGTAACGCAACTTCAGACCACGCCATCATTTGGATTGAACGAGAAGCTCAGAGAGCTCTTAAC CTAATGTTGGAGAAGGAGAAGAGAATGGAGATACCAGAGAAGCAGAGGATGGAGAGACAAGAATCATTAGCCAGAGAACACAACTTGGAGTATAGAGCAGCGTTAAGACGAGCTGTAACCTTAGATGTTCCTCACGCTGATTCTATAGAATCTGAGTACGGAACATTTGACAAAACTCAAGAAGATGAAACCGAGGAGGAAGAAGAAGAAACAGAGTCGATTACATCAAAGGTGGGTGAATCATCATCATCATCATCCTCTGTTCGTCAATCGTACAAGAGAAGAAGGAACCGTGGTGTCAGTTGGGACGAGCTTATCGAAAGTCTCTTTGAGAGAGACGAGTCTGGTAATTTAACATTCGAGAAATCAGATTTGCGTCGATGA
- the LOC106307962 gene encoding 60S ribosomal protein L13-1, with product MKHNNVIPNGHFKKHWQNYVKTWFNQPARKTRRRAARQKKAVKIFPRPTSGPLRPVVHGQTLKYNMKLRTGKGFTLEELKAAGIPKKLAPTIGISVDHRRKNRSLEGLQSNVQRLKTYKAKLVIFPRRARKVKAGDSTPEELANATQVQGDYMPIVREKHATELVKLTTEMKSVNAYDKIRLERTNKRHAGARAKRAADAEKEEKK from the exons ATGAAGCACAACAATGTTATCCCGAATGGTCACTTCAAGAAGCACTGGCAGAACTATGTCAAGACTTGGTTCAACCAGCCTGCCAGGAAAACCAGAAGAAGAGCTG CGAGGCAAAAGAAGGCTGTGAAGATCTTCCCCCGTCCCACCTCTGGACCTCTCCGCCCTGTTGTGCACGGTCAGACTCTCAAGTACAACATGAAGCTCAGAACCGGTAAAGGATTCACTCTTGAGGAGCTCAAG GCTGCTGGAATCCCCAAGAAGTTGGCACCCACCATCGGTATCTCTGTTGACCATCGTCGCAAGAACAGATCTCTCGAGGGTCTTCAGTCCAATGTCCAGAGGCTTAAAACCTACAAGGCTAAGTTGGTCATCTTCCCACGTCGTGCCAGGAAGGTCAAG GCTGGTGACTCTACTCCAGAAGAGTTGGCCAATGCCACTCAAGTCCAGGGTGACTACATGCCTATTGTCCGTGAGAAGCATGCTACGGAGCTTGTGAAGCTGACAACTGAGATGAAATCGGTCAATGCTTATGACAAGATCCGTCTAGAGCGCACAAACAAGAGACATGCAGGTGCTAGAGCCAAGAGAGCTGCTGATGCTGAGAAAGAAGAGAAGAAGTGA